TAGAAGAAGCCTATGTACATTTTGCAACCAAATTATCTGAAGTTGCCGAAATATACGATGAGCAAACAGGTAACCATATTGAAAGAGTCGGTATTTTATCAGCGTTTTTAGCTTTGAAACTTAATTTGTCAAAAGATTTTATTAAACGAATAAGGATATATGCCCCTTTACATGATATAGGTAAAATCAAAATTCCTCGTAAAATTTTGATGAAGAAATCAAAATTGACTGATCAGGAGTGGGAATTAATTAAAACACACACAATATATGGAGCAGAGTTAATTGGAGATAAACCACATCTGAAAATTGCTAGAAATATAGCGTTGTATCACCATGAGAACTATGATGGCTCGGGTTATCCAAAAGGTTTAAAGGGTAACGATATTCCTATTGAGGCTGCTATAGTTAAGATTTGCGATGTATATGACGCTTTAAGGTCAAAAAGACCTTACAAAGATGAGATGTCTCATAAGGAAGCTTTGAAAGTAATTGTTCAGGGGGACATGAAAACAAATCCTAAACATTTTAATCCAGAAGTTTTAAAAGTATTTATTGAAAATGAAAAAATTATAGGAGAGCTCTGGGATAAGGTGTATAGAGGGATAAATAAATAGTTATTCGTATCTTTCTACAGTAAATTTATAAATATCGAAGTCATTATCAAATATTCCAGCTTTTAATTTGGCTATTCTAATTTGTTCCTCAACAGTATCAACACCTTCTATGTCGGGGAGTAAGAGTCCTCTGTTCCAACCTTTAGATACAATTATTCCATATTTTTTTGGATCAAGTTCTTTTATTGAATTGACGGGTTCGATTTTTCCAATAACATCAACTGTAACTATGATTTTATCAAGTTCATCAGAAGTTACTGGAGGAAATCTAGGATCTCTCGTGGCAGAAGCAATTGCATTACTTCTGATTTCAAGAGCTAAATTTGGTTTTGTAGGTTCATATGTGCCTATACATCCTCTTAAACTTCCATTTGTAAGGTGCAGTGTTACAAAGCATCCTGCTTTTTTTTCAAACATTTCTTTTGGTAACTTATCCTTATCAGGTTCAATTAGTTTGCCAAATTTGATATAGTTTTCAATGACATCAATTGCCCATTTTACGAATGGATGTTTTCCAATCATTTTTCCCCTCCTTCTTAATGGAGAACTAAAAACTTTTAGTGTAGATTACTGTAGGAAAATATTCAAGAGCACCTCCATTCCATTTTAACGTGTTATTACTTATTGTTGTAGGAGTTGGATCAATTGAAATAACTTTGGTGTTTTGGGGTAAATAGATGATAAATTCAGAATCATTATTCGAATTTATTGGTAACTTTCCCATGCTTAGTTCATAATATTTGTCTTTTTTAGTTACAAGGTTTTTAATAACAGCTTGTTCTTCTATTTCTAACACACCTGCTCTTTCTGTAGCTTTATTGTTGTAATTGACAACAACAAGTTGTTTCCCGATTTCATCGGAAATTTTTTTAAAATAATCTATAAATGTTGAAGATGCAGCGTTATTATAACTTTCCATGTAATTAAACATATCTTGTTGCTTATTAAATGATAAAACGGCTAAAGTTGTAATAGTAGAATTTTCAGAATAATCTATTTCGACTTTTGTTTGATAAAAAGTTATCTCAAATTTTGGCTTTTTGGTAAAGAGAGTAAAAACATCGAAGATCAAAAAAATAGCAACAAATGCAATTAAAATGTAGAGTAATGTTCTGTTCTGCAAAAGAATTCCCTCCTTTGTTTTCAAAAAGATTATAGCATAAAAATTTTTTAAATTATTTTTTTAACATTTTTTCAGAGATTATTTTTTCTTTTGTTCTACAGAATTTACAAATATTCGATGTAGTTGGAAATCCACATTTTTCACAGAATTTAATTTCAACTGTTTCTTCTGGTAAATATTTTTTTATTTCGATAATTGAATATACTAAATTTAATTTTTGGTCACGTGTAAATTCAGTTGTAGTTTTGAACTTTCGTTGAGTACTATTAATTGAATTTGGACACGCACAACCAATGTGAGGAAGTTTTTGTAGTTTAGCATATAAAATGATTTCTTCTTCTGTTAGGTAGTACAAAGGTTTAACTCTTCCTACAAGTTTTTTTTCTGGAATTGTTTTGGTTAGTGGGCCAGTTCGCTGGATTTGTGGTATGTTTTTTCCAAATAAATTGTTGAAAATAAAGAAAACTTCATCGTCAAGATTATGGCCCATTACAATATAATCAAAGTTGTTTTCATAGGCATATTTGTTTAGGATATACCTTCTAACCATTCCACAATATGAACAGGGTTTATATTTAAAATCTGGAATAATGAAGCCCTCTTCTTCTTTTAAGTCGTACACCGTTAACTGATAGCCAATTTTTTCTGTTACGAGCTTTGCGACTGCTTCAGAATTTTCTGTAAAACGAGGTATACCAAGTCTAATAAAGAAATATTCTAAAGAAAGATTGTATTTTTCTTTCAATTTTGATAGTACATAACTAACAGTTACGGAATCTTTTCCCCCAGAAATAGCGATTAATAATTTTTTATTTTTTAAGTGGTATTTTTCAATAAACTTTCCAATTTTTCTTTCAAAATACTCAACAAAATGATCCTCACAAAGTCTTGGGGATTTAAGGATAGCTTTTTTCCTACAGTGTTGACATTTCATATCTTTACCTCCTAACATTTCCCGATGTATTCTATAACATCTTCATCGAATTTTTTAACAGAATTTGTTAGTTTTCCTACGCGTTTTATAGTTTCCTCCACATCGTTTGCAACTATACCATTTCCACATGGAACGTCTATGTTTTTTAGAGCAAGATTACTTGTTTGAAGAGCTACCATTGTACCCGTAGCGGCTTTAAGAGCACAGCCTCTTTTTGCACCATCGCATGTTAAGCCGAACAGGGTTCCAAGGGTATCATTTATTGCTTTTTTTATTTGTAATTTATTTCCTCCTTTTAAGTAAGTTAACCCTGCAGCACTACCAGATGCTGAAATAATTCCT
This is a stretch of genomic DNA from Thermosipho atlanticus DSM 15807. It encodes these proteins:
- the amrA gene encoding AmmeMemoRadiSam system protein A — protein: MIGKHPFVKWAIDVIENYIKFGKLIEPDKDKLPKEMFEKKAGCFVTLHLTNGSLRGCIGTYEPTKPNLALEIRSNAIASATRDPRFPPVTSDELDKIIVTVDVIGKIEPVNSIKELDPKKYGIIVSKGWNRGLLLPDIEGVDTVEEQIRIAKLKAGIFDNDFDIYKFTVERYE
- a CDS encoding DUF4897 domain-containing protein, producing MQNRTLLYILIAFVAIFLIFDVFTLFTKKPKFEITFYQTKVEIDYSENSTITTLAVLSFNKQQDMFNYMESYNNAASSTFIDYFKKISDEIGKQLVVVNYNNKATERAGVLEIEEQAVIKNLVTKKDKYYELSMGKLPINSNNDSEFIIYLPQNTKVISIDPTPTTISNNTLKWNGGALEYFPTVIYTKSF
- a CDS encoding ATP-binding protein, producing MKCQHCRKKAILKSPRLCEDHFVEYFERKIGKFIEKYHLKNKKLLIAISGGKDSVTVSYVLSKLKEKYNLSLEYFFIRLGIPRFTENSEAVAKLVTEKIGYQLTVYDLKEEEGFIIPDFKYKPCSYCGMVRRYILNKYAYENNFDYIVMGHNLDDEVFFIFNNLFGKNIPQIQRTGPLTKTIPEKKLVGRVKPLYYLTEEEIILYAKLQKLPHIGCACPNSINSTQRKFKTTTEFTRDQKLNLVYSIIEIKKYLPEETVEIKFCEKCGFPTTSNICKFCRTKEKIISEKMLKK